GGTGACGCACCGCAGGTCACGCCGATCTGGCTCGCCGCATCCTCCAGCCGCCGTCCCGCCCCGCTGCCGAAAAGCAGATCATAGGCGCGGATTCCGGCAGCGCCATGGGCCAGCAGGCCGCGCGAAAAGCTCTGCCCGACCTCGCCAAATCCGATGAATGCGATCGTCGCCGGTGTCGAACCAGCCATCGTCGCCACTCCCTGCGCGTTTCTTCCCGCAGCAAGGGTGGAACAGGCTCATTGCTTCATCAAATGATAAGAATGCAGCGATTGATTAATTTCATTCATCTCATCGCGGCGAGACCGATCGCTTCAGCGCCTGGCTCAACAGCGAGAGAAGATCGCGCGCCGCCGGGCGCAGCGGCACGGTCTTTCGTGTGATGATGCCGAGCGTGCGCGTCACCGCCGGCGCGCGCAGCTGCACGGCGACGAGTTCGCCGTCATCGACAGCGTCGAGCGCGAACTGCGGCACGATCGCATAGCCGATGCGGGAGCGCACGAGACTGACGGCGGTGACGACCCGCTGCACCTCGTAGCGCCAGGTCAGGCTCTCGCGCCGCGCCCCCAGCGCATCGTCGATCAGGATGCGATTGCCGGTCTCGGCGCTGATGCGCACCAACGGCTCGCCCTGCAGCTGGGCCCAGGTCAGAGACGACGCCTGTGCCAGCGGCATGCTGCGATGGCTGACCAGCACGAAAGGCTCCTTCACGACCGGCTTCAGCTCCAGATCCCAGCGATTCGCCGCGACGATGGTGACACCGAACTCCGCCTCGCCGGACTGGACCTTCTCGGCGATCTCCGAAGCCGAATTGTCGTGGATCCTCACCCCAATGCCGGGATGGCGCTTCGCGAAGGCTGCAATCACCGGCGGCATGCAATGGACGGCGACCGTCGGCAGGCAGCCGACGGAGACCTGCTCGTCGCCCTCGCGGACATCGACCCTGACCTCGTCGAGCGCGGATCCGAGATCCTCGAAGATGCGGCGCGCCCGCGGAAGCAACGTCGTGCCGGCGGCGGTCAGCGAGACCTGACGCGTGGTGCGCAGGAACAGCGGCGTGCCCAGCGATTCCTCGAGCTTGCGGATGCGGTGGCTGAGAGCGGTCTGCGACAGGTTCAGATGCGACGCCGCGGCGCGGAAGCTGCCGCGCTCCGCGATGCTGATGAAGGCCTGAAGCCCGAGAACATCCACGCGCATTGGATTGTCTGACCCCTGCATGGCGACCGCTGACGGAAAAGCGATCCCCACCGGTACCAGCAAGCTCCCGGCTTACAAACACCTCGCTTTTCTAATCGCCGAGCTGCCGGATCCAGCCGATCTGCCGGTCGATGCAGCGCTCACGCTCGTAACCGGCGACGACCGTCTCACGTGCGGCCCGCCTTAGAGACCGCGTCGACAAGGGATGGGACAGCGCCTGCTCGATGCGCTGCGCCAGCAATCGCTCGTTGTGAAACGGCGTGAGCAACCCGTTGACCCCGTCACGAATCACCTCCTTCACCGGGTCGGTGTCCGATCCGACGACGAGGCAGCCGCAGGCCATCGCCTCGAGCAACGACCATGACAGCACGAAGGGAACGGTGAGATAGACATGGGCTGCCGAAACCTGGAACAGCCGGATCAGGCTCTCATAAGGCAGCCAGGGAATATGGATGACCCGATCGGCCAGGCCGGTTTCCGCGCACATCGCATCGCGCCAGCTCGACCCGTCGCTGCGTGGGCGCCCATAGCCCGAGCCATCGCCGCCGACCGCCACGAATATCAGGTCCGGATAGCGCTCGGCCAGGATCGCGGCGGCGCGCATGAACTGGGGATAGCCGCGATAGGGATCGAGATCGCGCGCCACGAAGGTGACGACCGGCGCACCCGATGAGAGCACGCGGCCATCGGGAAGCGCGAAGGAAGCCTGCGCATCGGGCCGGCAGAACGCCGTGTCGACCCCGTCATGGCAGACCGCGATGCGCTTGCGATAAGCCGCCGGATATTGCTGCCGCTGCCACTGCGTCGGAGCATAGGCCGCGTCGAGCGCATCGAGAGCGAGAAGCTGAGCAGCGTTGCGCATGCGGACGCGGTGGCGCTCCTCTGCCGGAATCGGCTCGGCCGTACCGAAATCCAGATCCGACCCGACGCTGCGATAATAATATTCGCAATAGCCGATCAGCGCCGCATTCGGCAGCGCGTCGCGGGCGAACAGCATCCCGCCCCAGCCGATATGTCCGAGGACGACATCGGGCGGATCGCTGTGTTTCAGGCGTTCCATCAACCCTGCAACCGCCTCGCCCGTCCGCAGATGATATTCGGTGGCGGCGAGCGCGGCATGCCGCGTCGACGTCTCCTCCACCGAATAGACGAGCTGGCTGACGCCCGGCTGCTCCTGCGCCGGGCGTTCCGTGATCAGCGTGACCTCGTCACCCTGGGCGACGAGGCTCGCGATCAGAGCAGCGAATTGACCAGATCCTGCGCGATGAACGAATAGGACATGCATGATGCGAGCAGGACCCCGCCATAACGGAGTGCGTCGTTCCACCACTGCTCGAGCTGGCGCAGGGTTTCATGGGTGGTGTTGAGATCGGTGTCGCGATTGCTTTCGAGGCGCTGGCCGACCTGG
Above is a genomic segment from Bosea sp. NBC_00550 containing:
- a CDS encoding LysR family transcriptional regulator, with the translated sequence MRVDVLGLQAFISIAERGSFRAAASHLNLSQTALSHRIRKLEESLGTPLFLRTTRQVSLTAAGTTLLPRARRIFEDLGSALDEVRVDVREGDEQVSVGCLPTVAVHCMPPVIAAFAKRHPGIGVRIHDNSASEIAEKVQSGEAEFGVTIVAANRWDLELKPVVKEPFVLVSHRSMPLAQASSLTWAQLQGEPLVRISAETGNRILIDDALGARRESLTWRYEVQRVVTAVSLVRSRIGYAIVPQFALDAVDDGELVAVQLRAPAVTRTLGIITRKTVPLRPAARDLLSLLSQALKRSVSPR
- a CDS encoding glycosyltransferase, whose product is MHVLFVHRAGSGQFAALIASLVAQGDEVTLITERPAQEQPGVSQLVYSVEETSTRHAALAATEYHLRTGEAVAGLMERLKHSDPPDVVLGHIGWGGMLFARDALPNAALIGYCEYYYRSVGSDLDFGTAEPIPAEERHRVRMRNAAQLLALDALDAAYAPTQWQRQQYPAAYRKRIAVCHDGVDTAFCRPDAQASFALPDGRVLSSGAPVVTFVARDLDPYRGYPQFMRAAAILAERYPDLIFVAVGGDGSGYGRPRSDGSSWRDAMCAETGLADRVIHIPWLPYESLIRLFQVSAAHVYLTVPFVLSWSLLEAMACGCLVVGSDTDPVKEVIRDGVNGLLTPFHNERLLAQRIEQALSHPLSTRSLRRAARETVVAGYERERCIDRQIGWIRQLGD